In Paraflavitalea devenefica, the following are encoded in one genomic region:
- a CDS encoding acyltransferase family protein, translating into MTGNRYIGFDLMRTTAVMLVLLSHSLAFLPFVWPKEYLFTFMGFAGVEIFFVLSGFLIGNIMYKAFQKKLDKNGLKVFWIRRWFRTLPLYYIVLVLNIVLTILIDGAHSVPLTAFLFPFFLQNFLWPHPYFFIPAWSLTIEEYFYLLFPLLLFFFMNIRKLPFRRSFLLMIVLFFAVPLILRIGSFVLLESGYIQQLKAGFNAHWDLHIRRITLFRLDAIAMGVFTAYLMNNYKSFLQKHKNLLLLASIVLLTGSVWLYFSFVHPDRINVISAIFIFPLFSIGFALAMPYLQYMRTMGLFSAPVTFISKISYSVYLLHTLLSDFLFKYIYKEEYALPYQFLIWLSFIIVSIAVSALSYRYIELPFTERREKYGSESAAPPVKVAPVTEVAGEAK; encoded by the coding sequence ATGACAGGAAACAGATATATAGGTTTCGACCTGATGAGAACAACTGCCGTGATGCTGGTTTTGTTGAGTCATTCCCTGGCCTTTCTGCCATTTGTCTGGCCCAAAGAATACCTCTTTACCTTTATGGGCTTTGCGGGCGTAGAGATATTTTTTGTGCTGAGTGGTTTCCTGATCGGCAATATCATGTACAAGGCCTTTCAGAAAAAGCTGGATAAGAACGGCCTGAAAGTATTCTGGATCAGGAGATGGTTCCGGACACTGCCGCTGTATTACATTGTACTGGTACTGAATATTGTGCTCACGATACTGATTGACGGTGCGCACAGTGTACCTTTAACAGCCTTCCTGTTTCCCTTCTTTTTACAGAATTTCCTGTGGCCCCACCCCTATTTCTTTATACCGGCCTGGAGCCTCACCATCGAAGAATATTTCTATTTACTGTTCCCCCTGTTGTTGTTCTTCTTCATGAATATCCGGAAGCTACCTTTCCGGAGGTCGTTCCTGTTAATGATTGTGCTCTTCTTTGCAGTACCCCTTATTTTAAGAATAGGTTCTTTCGTATTGCTTGAATCGGGCTATATACAACAATTGAAGGCGGGCTTTAATGCACACTGGGACCTGCACATCCGCAGGATCACCCTTTTCCGGCTCGACGCTATCGCCATGGGCGTATTCACTGCTTACCTGATGAACAATTATAAGTCCTTCCTGCAAAAACACAAGAACCTGTTACTGCTGGCTTCCATTGTACTGCTTACCGGTTCTGTGTGGTTGTATTTCAGTTTCGTTCATCCGGACCGGATCAATGTGATCAGCGCCATTTTCATTTTCCCGCTGTTCAGCATCGGCTTTGCGCTGGCCATGCCTTATTTGCAATACATGAGAACGATGGGCCTGTTTTCGGCGCCGGTTACTTTTATCAGTAAGATATCCTATTCCGTGTACCTGTTGCACACGCTGCTGTCGGACTTTTTGTTCAAATACATCTATAAAGAAGAATATGCACTGCCTTACCAGTTCCTGATCTGGTTATCATTTATCATTGTTTCCATTGCTGTCTCAGCTTTGAGTTACCGTTATATCGAACTACCCTTCACAGAACGCCGGGAAAAGTATGGCAGTGAATCTGCTGCACCGCCGGTAAAAGTAGCCCCGGTCACGGAAGTTGCCGGCGAAGCCAAATAA
- a CDS encoding PKD domain-containing protein, with the protein MKKLSLCLSVLLALTVTAQQVPKSLTASNGQFIGFYQYTPTDYNANLTTKYPVIIMLHGIGERGNGTTDLPMLLGAGPAGAINNGHNMTFDWNGKKETFLVLTPQLDKKYGNWQDFYVEEMINYAKKNLRIDENRIFLTGLSLGGGGTWHYAGVTLANAQKLAAIGVSCGTCQNVNFANIANANLPVWAFHAADDATVGAGCTTSSIQAINNANPAVKPYMTIWPTGQHWIWGRVYDVGYTWQNPNLYEWFLGQNKSLPVNKRPVAQAGNPLSILSTLGIVTLSAAGSSDADGKIVRYIWTKIAGPGAGVITASVSVNNSTTVTGLTMPGTYQYELKVVDDRADWSLDTVTVTVGLGAPPPTSNKAPVANAGADLTITLPTSTVTLNGSGSDADGYVAGFKWTKVSGPTTFSIGTPDAASTAVTKLVEGTYVFRLTATDNVNGTGTDDVTVTVKAAISKPDGGTITGAYAGADATITLPTSSVGLDGSASVDPTGNGTIRAYKWTRLSGPSQYTITNASAAVTTATNLVAGTYEFQLTIWDNNWVPTADIKKVTVNAATTTPPPTTGQVANAGADVTITLPTSSATLNGSASSDPNGAIKNYNWTKISGPAATIATPNAAIATASGLTQGTYKFRLVVWDNQWVPRADTMQVTVLANTSSGSGSGTTGNGICNAGVDQTITSSTTTLNGSASNDPAGPIKNWHWAKISGPEQHNIANASVSVTTVSNLVEGTYKFKLTAWGFDWRPWSDTVVITVVSATSLTSTSSARTTSVTTEATTKASTTADAKADVTESKLLLYPNPAQSQIAVQTTSATNGASYVNVYDMAGKLAMKTSFQKAQSFHQQSLNITSLLPGVYHLEVVIGNETRLVSKFVKQ; encoded by the coding sequence ATGAAAAAACTATCCCTGTGCCTAAGTGTGTTATTGGCCCTGACAGTAACCGCTCAGCAAGTCCCGAAAAGCCTGACCGCCAGCAATGGACAATTCATTGGCTTCTATCAGTATACGCCTACTGATTACAATGCCAACCTCACCACCAAGTATCCTGTGATCATCATGCTACACGGTATTGGCGAAAGAGGAAATGGCACCACCGATCTACCCATGCTCCTTGGAGCTGGTCCGGCAGGCGCCATCAACAATGGTCACAACATGACCTTCGACTGGAATGGTAAAAAAGAAACCTTCCTGGTTTTAACTCCCCAATTAGACAAAAAGTACGGTAACTGGCAAGACTTCTACGTAGAAGAGATGATCAACTATGCCAAGAAGAACCTGCGTATTGACGAGAACCGTATCTTCCTCACCGGCTTAAGCCTTGGCGGAGGTGGTACCTGGCATTATGCCGGCGTAACGCTGGCCAATGCACAGAAACTGGCTGCTATCGGCGTTTCCTGCGGTACCTGCCAGAACGTGAATTTTGCCAATATTGCCAATGCCAACTTACCCGTATGGGCCTTCCATGCTGCTGATGATGCTACCGTAGGCGCCGGCTGTACCACCAGCTCTATTCAGGCTATTAATAATGCGAACCCCGCGGTAAAACCTTATATGACCATCTGGCCCACCGGCCAGCACTGGATCTGGGGCCGCGTGTATGATGTTGGCTATACCTGGCAAAACCCCAACCTGTACGAATGGTTCCTGGGACAGAATAAAAGCTTACCGGTGAACAAACGTCCGGTAGCCCAGGCAGGTAACCCGCTGTCTATTCTTTCCACCCTGGGAATTGTTACCCTGAGTGCAGCAGGCTCCAGTGACGCGGATGGTAAGATTGTCCGTTATATATGGACAAAGATTGCAGGTCCCGGCGCCGGTGTGATCACTGCTTCTGTTTCTGTTAATAACAGTACAACCGTTACTGGCTTAACAATGCCTGGTACTTACCAATATGAACTGAAAGTGGTGGATGACCGTGCCGACTGGTCGCTGGATACTGTTACTGTAACAGTAGGCCTGGGTGCACCTCCTCCCACTTCCAATAAGGCGCCCGTTGCCAATGCAGGCGCTGATTTGACCATTACCCTGCCCACTTCTACTGTAACATTGAACGGTTCCGGCTCCGATGCGGACGGTTATGTTGCCGGCTTTAAGTGGACCAAGGTAAGCGGCCCTACTACCTTCAGCATTGGCACCCCGGATGCAGCTTCTACTGCTGTTACCAAATTGGTGGAAGGTACTTACGTATTCAGGCTGACTGCCACTGACAATGTAAATGGCACAGGCACTGATGATGTTACTGTGACCGTTAAAGCCGCAATTTCCAAACCTGATGGTGGCACGATCACCGGCGCCTATGCCGGAGCAGACGCTACCATTACATTGCCCACCAGCAGTGTTGGTCTGGATGGTTCAGCATCTGTTGACCCTACCGGCAACGGTACGATCAGGGCCTATAAGTGGACAAGGCTCAGTGGTCCTTCACAATACACAATTACGAATGCTTCAGCAGCAGTAACCACTGCCACCAACCTGGTAGCAGGTACTTACGAATTCCAGTTGACAATATGGGACAATAACTGGGTGCCCACAGCCGATATCAAGAAGGTGACAGTGAATGCAGCTACCACCACGCCACCACCCACTACGGGCCAGGTTGCCAATGCAGGTGCTGATGTTACCATAACATTACCTACCAGCAGCGCCACCCTGAATGGTTCTGCTTCTTCAGATCCCAATGGTGCGATCAAGAATTATAACTGGACGAAGATCAGTGGTCCTGCCGCCACTATTGCCACTCCCAATGCAGCCATCGCTACTGCCAGCGGCCTGACGCAGGGCACCTATAAGTTCCGCCTGGTTGTATGGGATAACCAATGGGTTCCACGGGCTGATACCATGCAGGTGACTGTATTGGCAAACACCAGCTCCGGCTCGGGCAGCGGCACCACCGGCAACGGCATCTGCAATGCAGGCGTGGACCAGACAATTACCTCGAGCACTACTACGCTGAACGGCTCAGCATCCAATGATCCTGCAGGTCCTATTAAAAACTGGCATTGGGCTAAGATAAGCGGTCCCGAACAACACAATATTGCCAATGCATCGGTGTCTGTTACCACTGTAAGCAACCTGGTAGAAGGTACTTATAAGTTCAAGCTCACCGCATGGGGCTTTGACTGGAGGCCCTGGAGCGATACCGTAGTGATCACTGTCGTTTCCGCTACCAGCCTCACCAGCACAAGTTCGGCCCGGACTACTTCGGTGACCACCGAAGCAACCACAAAGGCCAGTACTACTGCTGATGCAAAAGCCGACGTTACGGAAAGCAAGCTGCTATTGTACCCCAATCCTGCACAAAGCCAGATTGCTGTGCAAACGACCAGCGCTACCAACGGAGCTTCTTACGTAAATGTTTATGATATGGCCGGCAAGCTGGCTATGAAGACAAGCTTCCAGAAAGCACAATCATTCCACCAGCAAAGCCTGAACATCACTTCTTTGCTGCCCGGAGTGTATCACCTGGAAGTAGTAATAGGTAATGAAACGCGCTTAGTGAGCAAGTTCGTTAAACAATAA
- the atpC gene encoding ATP synthase F1 subunit epsilon, producing the protein MNLEILTPERKLFSGDVYGVQLPGITGLFEVLNRHAPLVSALKAGRLKVLKDKANDQVIYDIQSGFVEVLDNKVTVLVEGAAQVEGK; encoded by the coding sequence ATGAATTTAGAGATATTAACTCCGGAGCGTAAACTTTTCAGCGGTGATGTATACGGCGTTCAGTTACCCGGCATTACCGGCTTGTTTGAAGTGCTCAACAGGCACGCGCCGCTCGTAAGCGCCCTGAAAGCCGGCCGGTTGAAAGTATTGAAAGATAAAGCCAATGACCAGGTGATATATGATATCCAAAGTGGTTTTGTGGAAGTACTGGACAATAAAGTAACTGTGCTGGTAGAAGGCGCTGCCCAGGTAGAAGGAAAATAA
- a CDS encoding S9 family peptidase, whose protein sequence is MKKNLSLLVIAGSLLACNDQPGTKEPEARQVTQYTIEQFYKSTNVGGGAISSDDTKLLINSNESGIYNAYEIDLGSGQKKALTTSTKESVFGNDYVPGTTNFIYSSDKGGNENDHLFLQKGNGSVKDLTPGAKEKATFFSWSRNNQSFYYTSNKRDPRFFDLYKMDTVAWKPAMVYKNDNGFDVGALSDNERYLVLVETLTTSSTNIFLADQQTKQTNKLNTDSIEGNSFPIQFSMDNNTLYYATDEGSEFQYVVKYDIPTGKKEKLYSTNWDLMYMYLSYNEKYRVIGVNEDGKNKLYIFDHKTGNPIDFPKIEDGDIHGVSISRSENKMRLTVGNSKSPNNIYVYDFSTKELKRLTNTLNPEIKEDELVSAEVVRYKSFDGLEIPAIYYKPQQAGKDNKVPALVWVHGGPGGQSRAGYFSLIQYLVNHGYAILAVNNRGSSGYGKTFFKMDNRNHGEKDLQDCVWGKKYLASLPYVDSSKIGIIGGSYGGYMTLAALCFQPDEFKTGVDLFGVANWLRTLKEVPPYWESFRKALYEEIGDPNTADTVRLKQFSPLLHAGNIKKPLMVLQGANDPRVLKIESDEVVEAVKKNGVPVEYVVFPDEGHGFVKKENEIKGYGQILQFLDKHLKGDTTKTKLN, encoded by the coding sequence ATGAAAAAAAACCTTTCTCTGCTTGTGATCGCCGGCAGTTTGCTGGCCTGTAATGACCAACCTGGTACCAAAGAACCCGAAGCCCGGCAAGTAACCCAATATACCATTGAACAGTTTTATAAAAGCACGAATGTAGGCGGCGGCGCCATTTCATCAGACGATACGAAATTGCTGATCAACAGTAATGAAAGCGGTATTTATAATGCCTACGAGATAGATCTTGGCAGCGGACAAAAAAAGGCCCTGACCACTTCCACGAAAGAGTCTGTTTTCGGCAATGATTATGTGCCGGGCACTACCAATTTTATTTACAGCTCGGATAAAGGTGGTAACGAAAACGACCACCTGTTCCTGCAAAAGGGCAACGGCAGCGTAAAAGATCTTACTCCCGGCGCCAAAGAAAAGGCCACCTTTTTTAGCTGGAGCCGGAACAATCAATCTTTCTATTACACCAGCAACAAACGCGACCCCCGCTTTTTTGACCTGTATAAGATGGATACCGTTGCCTGGAAGCCTGCCATGGTTTACAAAAATGATAACGGCTTTGATGTAGGCGCCCTATCAGACAATGAACGATACCTGGTACTGGTAGAAACCCTTACAACTTCTTCTACCAATATCTTCCTGGCCGATCAACAAACAAAACAAACCAACAAGCTGAACACGGATAGCATTGAAGGCAATAGCTTCCCTATACAGTTCTCCATGGACAACAATACCCTGTATTATGCCACCGATGAAGGCAGTGAATTCCAGTATGTGGTGAAGTATGATATACCAACCGGCAAGAAAGAAAAATTGTACAGCACCAACTGGGACCTAATGTACATGTATCTTTCGTACAATGAGAAATACCGTGTTATTGGCGTAAACGAAGATGGGAAAAACAAGCTCTACATCTTTGACCATAAAACAGGTAATCCCATAGACTTCCCTAAAATTGAGGATGGTGATATCCATGGCGTGAGCATCTCCCGCAGTGAAAACAAGATGCGGCTTACGGTAGGCAATTCCAAATCGCCCAATAATATCTATGTATATGATTTTAGCACCAAAGAGCTGAAGCGGCTTACCAATACCCTCAACCCGGAGATCAAAGAGGACGAGCTGGTATCGGCCGAAGTAGTACGGTATAAATCATTTGACGGACTGGAGATCCCTGCCATCTATTATAAACCCCAGCAAGCCGGCAAGGACAATAAAGTGCCGGCACTTGTATGGGTACATGGCGGCCCGGGCGGACAATCAAGGGCTGGTTATTTCTCCCTCATCCAATACCTGGTAAATCATGGCTATGCTATACTGGCGGTGAACAACCGCGGCAGCAGCGGCTACGGTAAAACATTCTTTAAGATGGATAACCGCAATCACGGTGAAAAGGATTTGCAGGACTGCGTATGGGGCAAAAAGTACCTGGCTTCCCTACCCTATGTGGACTCATCCAAAATAGGTATCATCGGCGGCTCCTACGGTGGCTATATGACGTTGGCAGCCTTGTGTTTTCAACCCGATGAATTCAAGACCGGCGTAGACCTGTTTGGCGTAGCCAACTGGCTGCGTACCCTGAAAGAAGTACCTCCCTACTGGGAATCATTCAGGAAAGCATTGTATGAAGAGATCGGAGATCCCAATACAGCAGACACCGTTCGGCTGAAACAATTCTCTCCTCTCTTACATGCCGGCAATATTAAAAAGCCCCTGATGGTGCTACAGGGCGCCAATGATCCGCGCGTATTGAAGATCGAAAGCGATGAAGTGGTAGAAGCCGTCAAAAAGAATGGCGTACCGGTGGAATATGTAGTGTTCCCTGATGAAGGCCACGGCTTCGTGAAGAAAGAAAATGAGATCAAAGGCTATGGACAGATCCTTCAATTCCTGGATAAACACCTGAAGGGAGATACTACAAAGACGAAGCTGAATTAA
- a CDS encoding VIT domain-containing protein — translation MKLSTRCGVVMLAIGMACHSLAQAQLPQLKIKDKEDPNVYLSKLSVDVKIAGTIAITTMEMTFRNNNSRPLEGELIFPLPEGVSVSRYALDMNGRMREAVPVEKVKATQVFEEIERRRVDPGLLEKVEGNNFRTRIYPLPANGTRIIMIAYEEELSFSNKRLLRYHLPLDHKKPVDHFKLDVAVVQPAMKPQLEEEPDDELQFKAWNNNYTASVTKEHFIPEHSLTITIPKSPDNTEVMMQESGGNYYFLVNCFPQQEHRAKAKPQEITVIWDASLSGLNRDIKKELQLLGQYLEHNGNLLVSLAILNNTFRKAGEFRVRNGNWSELKNAIEQLAYDGGTNYSRITYPASDEYLFFTDGLSSLSDGEMPLPNKPVYTISSAPRSDFSYLQYIAQKTGGAFINLDALKTVAAATLLTQQPFQFIGIKPNRQVSETYPSMPKPVLNHFSLAGMVTEPKATVTLQFGYGTTVTAEKTITLDFSKHASDAVNLSRVWAQKKIGELDVQYEQHKELITFLGKQFSIVTRNTSLIVLEAVQDYVRYEIEPPAELRDQYDRIIKQQLAQRGDRTQLMLINALHYFNNLVSWWNRNFTAQAVPRPEKDKEYRRTERSDARPATPGELQEVVVVGYDARRKSDVVGSTPSVSTQAPAQLEGRVAGVEVNRRKANPLLRNDAAVERNLVKDREALHYTYESPGADDTRRVKSSIDIKQWTPERIYLQALAKEKAGNRYASYLALRKDYLYTPTFYYDVANFFLRERDTLTGLQILTNMAEIDLENHELYKLLGFKLRETGAYEEAVTVFRKVLQWRPQEPHSYRDYGLALADAGYYQQALDTLYTALQKNYSVSISGMYNGIEEIIVTEINQLISLHKNKLDISAIDSKLIHAMPTDVRVVLSWNKNDTDIDLWVTDPNQETCYYGHKETLTGGRISNDFTRGYGPEQFLLKKAINGRYQVKVNYYGDQQFKFSGPTTVMAEIFTHYADGRQERKLITVQMEKGSKTEGALIGEFEFGKPGKEEVAGRKQ, via the coding sequence ATGAAGTTAAGCACACGCTGCGGCGTGGTCATGCTGGCAATAGGCATGGCCTGCCATTCCCTTGCCCAGGCCCAATTGCCCCAACTAAAGATCAAGGATAAAGAAGACCCCAATGTATACCTGAGTAAATTATCGGTAGACGTAAAGATCGCCGGCACGATCGCCATCACTACCATGGAAATGACTTTTCGCAATAACAACAGCCGCCCGCTGGAAGGTGAACTCATCTTCCCTTTACCGGAAGGCGTATCTGTAAGCAGGTATGCCCTGGATATGAATGGCCGGATGCGGGAAGCCGTACCGGTAGAAAAAGTAAAAGCCACCCAGGTATTTGAAGAGATCGAACGCCGGCGCGTAGATCCCGGCCTGCTGGAAAAAGTGGAAGGTAATAATTTCCGCACACGCATTTACCCCCTGCCCGCCAATGGCACCCGCATCATCATGATTGCTTATGAAGAGGAACTATCATTCAGTAATAAGCGGCTTCTTCGTTATCACCTGCCACTGGACCATAAGAAGCCGGTGGACCATTTCAAGCTGGATGTGGCCGTGGTGCAGCCGGCCATGAAACCCCAACTGGAAGAAGAGCCGGATGATGAATTACAGTTCAAAGCATGGAATAATAATTATACGGCTTCCGTGACCAAAGAACATTTTATACCGGAGCATTCACTCACCATCACCATTCCCAAATCGCCCGACAATACCGAGGTGATGATGCAGGAATCAGGCGGCAATTATTATTTCCTGGTCAATTGCTTTCCCCAACAGGAACATCGCGCCAAAGCAAAGCCCCAGGAGATAACGGTGATCTGGGATGCCTCCCTGAGCGGGTTGAACCGCGATATAAAGAAGGAGTTACAGTTATTGGGCCAATACCTGGAGCACAATGGCAACCTGCTGGTAAGCCTGGCCATACTCAACAATACTTTCAGAAAGGCAGGCGAATTCAGGGTGCGGAATGGCAACTGGAGTGAATTGAAGAACGCAATTGAACAATTGGCCTATGATGGCGGCACCAACTACAGCCGGATCACCTACCCGGCCAGTGATGAGTACCTCTTCTTTACAGATGGCCTATCGTCACTGAGTGATGGGGAAATGCCGTTGCCCAATAAGCCGGTGTATACGATCAGTTCAGCGCCGCGTTCTGACTTTTCTTACCTGCAATACATAGCCCAAAAAACAGGAGGCGCCTTTATTAATCTTGATGCCCTGAAAACGGTAGCCGCTGCTACCCTGCTTACGCAACAGCCCTTCCAGTTCATTGGCATTAAACCCAACAGGCAGGTGAGCGAAACTTATCCCTCTATGCCCAAACCAGTGCTGAATCATTTTTCCCTCGCCGGCATGGTGACAGAACCCAAAGCAACCGTTACCCTGCAATTTGGTTATGGCACTACGGTAACGGCAGAAAAAACCATTACGCTTGATTTCAGTAAACATGCCTCCGATGCAGTGAACCTGTCGCGTGTGTGGGCGCAAAAAAAGATCGGGGAACTGGATGTACAATATGAGCAGCACAAAGAGCTGATCACCTTCCTGGGTAAACAGTTCTCCATCGTAACACGCAATACTTCCCTGATCGTACTGGAAGCAGTGCAGGATTATGTGCGGTATGAGATAGAACCACCGGCTGAGTTAAGAGACCAATATGACCGTATTATCAAACAGCAACTGGCACAACGGGGAGACAGGACACAACTCATGCTGATCAATGCGCTGCACTACTTTAATAACCTGGTAAGCTGGTGGAACAGGAATTTCACGGCACAAGCGGTACCCAGACCGGAGAAAGATAAAGAATACCGGCGTACAGAAAGGTCAGATGCGCGTCCTGCCACGCCGGGCGAACTACAGGAGGTAGTCGTAGTGGGTTATGACGCGCGTCGCAAGAGCGATGTGGTCGGTAGCACACCTTCGGTATCAACCCAGGCCCCAGCCCAACTGGAAGGGCGTGTAGCCGGCGTAGAAGTGAACCGCCGCAAGGCAAATCCGTTATTGCGCAATGATGCTGCTGTGGAGCGCAATTTAGTGAAGGACAGAGAGGCACTGCATTATACCTATGAATCGCCCGGCGCTGATGATACCAGGCGGGTTAAAAGCTCGATTGATATTAAACAATGGACGCCGGAAAGAATTTACCTGCAGGCACTGGCCAAAGAGAAGGCCGGCAACCGCTATGCCTCCTACCTCGCCCTGCGCAAAGATTACCTCTACACGCCCACCTTCTATTATGATGTGGCCAATTTCTTCCTGCGGGAAAGGGATACCCTCACCGGCCTGCAGATACTGACGAATATGGCCGAAATTGATCTGGAGAACCATGAGCTGTACAAGCTGCTGGGATTTAAGCTGCGGGAGACGGGCGCCTATGAAGAAGCGGTAACCGTTTTCAGGAAAGTGCTGCAATGGCGTCCGCAGGAGCCGCATAGCTACCGTGATTATGGACTGGCGCTGGCAGATGCCGGTTATTATCAACAGGCGCTGGACACTTTGTATACGGCCCTTCAAAAGAATTACAGCGTAAGTATTTCCGGTATGTACAATGGCATTGAAGAGATCATTGTTACGGAGATCAACCAGCTCATCAGCCTGCATAAGAACAAGCTGGATATTTCGGCCATTGACAGTAAGCTGATCCATGCCATGCCTACCGATGTACGGGTGGTATTGAGCTGGAATAAGAATGATACGGATATAGACCTGTGGGTGACAGACCCCAATCAGGAAACTTGTTATTACGGCCATAAAGAAACCCTGACCGGCGGGCGGATCTCCAATGATTTTACCCGCGGCTATGGCCCGGAACAGTTCCTGCTGAAGAAAGCGATCAATGGCAGGTACCAGGTAAAGGTAAACTATTACGGCGACCAGCAGTTTAAGTTCAGCGGTCCTACTACGGTGATGGCGGAGATCTTTACGCATTATGCCGACGGCCGCCAGGAAAGGAAGCTGATCACCGTGCAAATGGAAAAGGGCAGCAAGACAGAAGGGGCACTGATAGGAGAGTTTGAATTTGGGAAGCCAGGCAAGGAAGAAGTAGCAGGCAGGAAGCAGTAA
- the atpD gene encoding F0F1 ATP synthase subunit beta, with protein MANVGKIKQIIGAVVDVQFEGKLPEIYNALELKRPNGDTLVLETQQHLGEDSVRCIAMDGTEGLVRGLEVTDTGIAIAMPVGDDIKGRLFNVTGDPIDGLPAVSKKGGRPIHSKPPAFENLSTSSEVLFTGIKVIDLIEPYAKGGKIGLFGGAGVGKTVLIQELINNIAKAYSGVSVFAGVGERTREGNDLMREMIEAGIMKYGDAFKHNMEEGGWDLSKVNMDELKESKATFVFGQMNEPPGARARVALSGLTIAEYYRDGDGQGKGRDILFFVDNIFRFTQAGSEVSALLGRMPSAVGYQPTLATEMGLMQERITSTKNGSITSVQAVYVPADDLTDPAPATTFAHLDATTVLSRKIADLGIYPAVDPLDSTSRILTPAIVGDAHYNTANRVKLILQRYKELQDIIAILGLDELSDEDKQTVARARKVQRFLSQPFHVAEQFTGLKGVLVPIEETIRGFNMIMDGEVDEYPEAAFNLVGTIDDAIEKGKKLLAQAQG; from the coding sequence ATGGCAAACGTTGGTAAGATCAAACAGATCATCGGCGCGGTAGTGGATGTGCAGTTCGAAGGAAAGCTCCCGGAAATTTATAACGCATTGGAACTGAAGAGACCCAATGGCGATACCCTGGTACTGGAAACACAACAGCACCTGGGTGAAGACAGCGTACGCTGCATCGCTATGGATGGTACAGAAGGCCTGGTACGCGGTCTGGAAGTAACAGACACCGGTATCGCGATCGCTATGCCTGTAGGCGATGACATCAAAGGCCGCCTGTTCAATGTAACCGGTGATCCGATCGATGGTTTGCCAGCCGTTTCCAAAAAAGGTGGCCGCCCCATCCACAGCAAGCCTCCCGCATTCGAGAACCTGAGCACTTCTTCTGAAGTACTTTTTACCGGTATTAAAGTAATTGACCTGATCGAGCCCTACGCAAAAGGTGGTAAGATCGGTCTGTTTGGTGGCGCCGGTGTAGGTAAAACCGTATTGATCCAGGAATTGATCAACAATATTGCCAAAGCATATAGTGGTGTATCTGTATTCGCCGGTGTAGGTGAAAGGACCCGTGAAGGAAATGACCTGATGCGTGAGATGATCGAAGCAGGTATCATGAAATATGGCGACGCTTTCAAACACAATATGGAAGAAGGCGGATGGGACCTCAGCAAGGTAAATATGGATGAGTTGAAGGAGTCTAAAGCGACCTTCGTATTCGGTCAGATGAACGAGCCCCCCGGCGCCCGTGCCCGTGTGGCCCTCTCTGGTCTTACCATCGCTGAATACTACCGTGATGGAGATGGTCAGGGTAAAGGACGTGATATCCTCTTTTTCGTAGACAATATCTTCCGTTTCACCCAGGCCGGTTCTGAAGTATCAGCCCTGTTGGGCCGTATGCCTTCAGCGGTAGGTTACCAGCCCACCCTCGCTACCGAGATGGGACTGATGCAGGAGCGTATCACTTCTACCAAGAATGGTTCTATCACTTCCGTACAGGCCGTTTACGTACCTGCGGATGACTTGACCGACCCTGCTCCGGCTACTACCTTCGCCCACCTCGATGCTACTACCGTATTGAGCCGTAAGATCGCCGACTTAGGTATCTATCCTGCGGTTGACCCGCTGGATTCTACCAGCCGTATCTTAACGCCTGCCATCGTAGGTGATGCTCACTACAACACTGCTAACCGTGTTAAGCTCATCTTACAACGTTATAAAGAATTACAGGATATCATCGCCATCCTCGGTCTGGATGAGTTGAGCGATGAAGACAAACAAACCGTTGCCCGTGCCCGTAAGGTACAGCGTTTCCTGTCTCAGCCTTTCCACGTAGCTGAGCAGTTCACTGGTCTGAAAGGTGTACTGGTTCCGATCGAAGAGACCATCCGTGGTTTCAACATGATCATGGACGGTGAGGTAGATGAGTATCCTGAAGCAGCCTTCAACCTCGTAGGTACCATTGATGATGCGATCGAAAAAGGTAAGAAATTGTTGGCTCAGGCACAAGGATAA